From Desmodus rotundus isolate HL8 chromosome 12, HLdesRot8A.1, whole genome shotgun sequence, one genomic window encodes:
- the ANKRD45 gene encoding ankyrin repeat domain-containing protein 45, which translates to MESEGPPDSESSEKSVFLSQQGEEVEEGEEEEEEEEEEEEEEPEEAGWVNPLLQPALTGDVEGLQEVFEDPENPHHDQAMQLLLEEDIVGRNLLYAACMAGQSDVVRALAKYGVNLNEKTARGYTLLHCAAAWGRLETLKVLVELDVDIEALNFRGERARDVAARYSQSECVEFLDWADARLALKKYITKVSTTVTDAEKGPGRFLKEDKNTILGACRVKSEWLETHVEASISELVEQKQQLEDIVTPIFIKMATPRQVRSAKSVI; encoded by the exons ATGGAGTCAGAGGGACCCCCAGACTCAGAGAGTtcagaaaaatcagtatttttatcCCAGCAAGGAGAAGAAgttgaagaaggagaagaagaagaggaggaggaggaggaggaagaggaggaggagccagaggaAGCAGGCTGGGTGAATCCCCTCCTGCAGCCTGCCCTCACAGGGGATGTGGAAGGTTTGCAGGAGGTTTTTGAGGATCCCGAGAACCCTCATCATGACCAGGCCATGCAGCTCCTCTTGGAAGAAGACATTGTCGGGAGGAATTTGTTGTATGCAGCTTGCATGGCTGGGCAAAGTGATGTGGTTAGGGCTTTGGCAAAATACGGTGTGAATCTGAATGAAAAAACCGCCAGAG GTTACACCCTCCTCCACTGTGCTGCCGCTTGGGGCCGTCTGGAAACTCTGAAAGTGCTGGTGGAATTGGATGTTGACATAGAAGCGCTGAACTTCAGGGGAGAGCGAGCTCGAGACGTCGCCGCCCGGTATTCCCAGAGCGAGTGCGTGGAATTCCTGGACTGGGCAG ATGCAAGGCTGgctctgaaaaaatatattacaaaggtCTCTACAACTGTCACAGACGCAGAAAAGGGACCAGGGAGATTCCTTAAAGAAGACAAG AATACCATCCTCGGTGCATGCCGTGTAAAAAGCGAGTGGTTGGAAACCCATGTGGAAGCTTCTATTAGTGAGCTCGTTGAGCAGAAACAACAATTAGAAGATATCGTGActcctatcttcataaaaatGGCTACACCAC GCCAAGTGAGAAGCGCAAAATCTGTAATCTAA
- the TEX50 gene encoding testis-expressed protein 50, whose translation MSLQELSPILPLLVICLLKESLCICDGTIWAKVGWEIFPEEMPYLRVKTSPSHCLPYPVNKLCCNFANMDIFQGFLYLVYIVGQAIFLILAALSVHYLWMKWKKHKKKRKKQASLDTAGNELESQSINDIDQLLCKLLATTSVMTEYLNRASHRPTAKSIKHRKLKRKDGRGVKGYHKHPHGNVAQSNMETTQEFY comes from the exons ATGTCCCTTCAAGAACTATCCCCAATCTTGCCTCTGTTGGTTATCTGCTTATTAAAGGAAAGTCTCTGCATTTGTGATGGAACTATCTGGGCCAAGGTTGGATGGGAGATTTTTCCAGAAGAAATGCCCTATCTGAGAGTTAAGACTTCTCCGTCTCACTGTCTACCTTACCCTGTAAACAAACTATGTTGCAACTTTGCTAATATGGACATATTTCAGGGTTTTTTATATCTCGTGTATATTGTAGGACAAGCTATCTTTCTAATTCTGGCTGCTTTATCGGTGCATTACCTGTGGATGAAATggaagaaacacaagaaaaag CGGAAAAAACAAGCCTCCTTAGATACAGCAGGTAATGAACTAGAAAGCCAGTCCATCAATGACATTGACCAATTACTCTGCAAACTGTTGGCCACAACATCAGTGATGACCGAGTACCTGAATCGGGCATCCCACCGTCCCACGGCTAAGAGCATCAAGCACCGAAAACTAAAGAGGAAGGATGGACGAGGAGTGAAAGGATATCATAAACATCCACATGGGAATGTAGCTCAATCCAATATGGAGACTACACAAGAATTCTATTGA